From Diceros bicornis minor isolate mBicDic1 chromosome 17, mDicBic1.mat.cur, whole genome shotgun sequence, the proteins below share one genomic window:
- the LOC131415799 gene encoding cytochrome c oxidase subunit 6B1-like: MAEDIKTKIKNYQTAPFDSRFPNQNQTRNCWQNYLDFHRCKKAMTAKGGDVSVCEWYRRVYKSLCPISWVQAWDDRREEGTFPGKI, encoded by the coding sequence ATGGCAGAAGACATCAAGACCAAAATCAAGAACTACCAGACTGCCCCTTTTGACAGCCGCTTCCCCAACCAGAACCAGACCAGGAACTGCTGGCAGAACTACCTGGACTTCCACCGCTGCAAGAAGGCAATGACTGCTAAAGGGGGTGATGTCTCCGTGTGCGAATGGTATCGGCGTGTGTACAAGTCCCTCTGCCCCATATCCTGGGTGCAAGCCTGGGACGACCGCCGGGAAGAAGGTACCTTTCCTGGGAAGATCTGA